A single Nicotiana tabacum cultivar K326 chromosome 5, ASM71507v2, whole genome shotgun sequence DNA region contains:
- the LOC107805039 gene encoding uncharacterized protein LOC107805039, whose product MENNSNGTNGKRIRAEDVICKLKDDGDFDKLRLKILRKIKENEELRNSIIATVKESAALNRPGAENMKPRQLSDAIYQEVGDKVMGKISEDLWNTIRTGDGIQTEITQTVQSVYNKLLYPQLNEAGESSSNSELQPAPNGIETNGHSAASDSVIDATVSVDAEPNEPPGFARLGSDRNSKSNCSNQINKSNHKESPKEKSGVPVHADGKARETNTESETNCAPELFGAPELLVPDSMDVDAPPGFAIVTKEKNLDDVDDEDPDVPPGFG is encoded by the exons CTCAAAGACGACGGTGATTTCGATAAACTTCGCCTCAAAATTCTACGCAAAATCAAAGAAAAC GAAGAGTTGCGGAATAGCATAATAGCCACTGTGAAAGAATCAGCAGCACTTAACCGTCCAGGTGCAGAAAATATGAAACCAAGGCAACTGTCGGATGCTATATATCAAGAAGTTGG GGACAAAGTCATGGGTAAAATTTCAGAAGATTTATGGAATACCATCAGAACTGGTGACGGCATTCAAACTGAGATAACCCAAACTGTTCAATCAGTTTACAATAAGTTATTGTACCCACAACTAAATGAAGCTGGTGAATCATCCTCTAATTCAGAATTGCAGCCTGCTCCGAATGGCATTGAAACTAACGGACATAGTGCTGCGTCAGACAGTGTTATTGATGCCACAGTTTCTGTTGATGCGGAGCCAAATGAACCTCCTGGTTTTGCCCGATTAGGTTCAGACCGGAACAGCAAAAGTAACTGTTCAAATCAGATCAACAAAAGTAACCATAAGGAATCACCCAAAGAGAAGTCAGGAGTTCCTGTTCATGCTGATGGAAAAGCCAGAGAAACTAATACTGAGTCGGAGACGAATTGCGCCCCCGAACTATTCGGCGCCCCCGAACTTTTGGTGCCTGACAGTATGGATGTGGATGCACCACCTGGGTTTGCTATTGTCACGAAGGAGAAGAATCTAGATGATGTTGATGATGAAGATCCTGACGTGCCTCCAGGATTTGGCTGA